Genomic segment of Streptomyces sp. NBC_01210:
TGAGAAGCCTGGTGTCCCGCGCACGAACGGTGCGCGGGATACCAGGCTCTCCTGGCTCAGTTCTTGCCGGTGGCCGAGGCCCCGGTCACCGGCCGCTCCGGACCGGCAGTTGGCCGCAGTCGCCGCCGGCGCACTTGCTCAGCCAGTCGGCGAAGTCGGCGTCGTACTTGGTGCCGATGGTGTCGCGGAGCAGGCTGTGGGCCGCGTCGTACTCGCCCGCGCGGTAGTGGCCGAGCAGGGTGGCCACGTCCCCGGGGTGCGACTGGAGCATGTAACGGACGCCCAGATAGCCCCACTGGTAGATACGGGTGGTGTCGGCGTTGTCGTAGGTGGTCCCGAAGAGCTGGCTGAGCTTGTAGGTGTTCTTGCCCGCCTCCTCGATCGCCCTGTCGTAGGTGACGCCGCGGTACGAGTAGGAGACGTACTCGGCGAAACCCTCGATCCACATCACGGTCGGCGTGGTCTGCCCGGCTGCGAAGTCGCCGTACATGTCGTAGCGGCCGTCGAGGTAGTGGGTGTACTCGTGGTTGAGGTTCCAGATCTGGAAGGCGCCGTCCTGGGCCCGCTGCTCGTAGGCGATGAAGCGCGGCTGGTTGCCCTCGGCGGCCGGGTCACCCTCCAGGTATATGCCGCCGTTGTTGGTGTCGACGCCGAAGACGACACCGGCGTAGGTCTTGTAGTCGGTACTGGAGTTGAAGGCGACGATCTCGATGCTGGTGTTGTTGTCGTCCTTGACCGGACCGTTGTCCTTGACGATGTTGTGGAAGACCGGGTCCTGCTTGAGGACGCTGTCGCACGTGGCCGACAGTTCGGACGCGGTCAGCTCCTGTGCGAGGATCTTCACGCTCGGACCGCATGCGTGTTTGACCGTCAGCACGGCTGCGCGCACACGGTTCTGCAGGTCACAGGTGTCGTACTCGGCACAGTTCTCCTTGTCGTGCTCGTCCGTCATCTCGGCGAGGCCGACCCAGAGCGGGGCGGTGCGTCCAGTGATCTCGCTGCGGCCGAGCAGCTCCTTGACCAACGGCTTGACGGTGTCCTTGAGGTCGGCGTGCCGCAGGAAGCGGCCGAGTTCGCGTCCGGCGTTGCTGGCCAGGTAGGACTTGTCGGTGCCGAGCAGATCGTCGTGGGCGACGGCGAAGTCACGCAGTCCGGTGAGAACGCTCGGGTCCGCCTTCACGGCTTCCACGAACTCCGGCAGCTGGTGGCCGCGGAAGAGCACGGTGTAGGTGTTGTTGACCGCCGCGAGCATCCCGTAGAACGGGTCGTACGACGAGTTGTAGTCCTTCTGCAGACGCTTGACCACGTCGAGGTGACGGGCGTTCTCTTCGGAGCTGTCGATCAGGGTGACCGTCTCGGCCAGGGTTTCTCCGTTGGCCTCGGTGACGTCGAAGGCGTGGGACGAGCCGAAGAAGGCATCCAGGGCGCCCTGAATGGCGCGCTTCAGCGTCGGGCCGTATTCGCCGACGTTCTCCGGCTGGTTGTACTGGATGTAGTAGCCGGCGCGCAGGTACAGCACCACCTGGGTTGCGAAAGTGCTGTTGTCCCCCGGGTAGTTGGTCGCGACATCCTTGAGTGCGTTCGCCACCGTGACCATCTGTTCCTCGCGGAAGAGGGCCTTGGAGTCCTCACCGGTCACGCTGAACAGCGTGTTGATGCAGGTGATTTCCGACTGCTTGATCTGCTCGACCAGGGCAGCGCCGGTCTTCGAGGTGAAGTCGCTGACGTTGCAGTCCGCCGCGGCCTTCGCCGCAGCGCGGGCCCGCTTGCGCTCTGCGGCGTTCTGGGCCGCGGGGAGCGGAGGGCGTTGCGCGGGGTTCGAGGTCTTCGTGGCCGATCGCGCGGGGGTGACGGCGTGTCCGGGTGCGAGATCGGCGGCAAGCACGGTGGCGGAGGCGGGCTGTGGGGCGGGAGCCGACCTCGGTGCGGGCTTGGGTGCCCCGGCGCCGGCCGGGGCCGCCGCGCCATGGGGGGCGAGCATCGTGAGCCCCAGGCCGGCGGCGGCCACGGTAGGTGTCAGCAGTTGGGCGAGTTTCCTGAGGGTGGGGGGTCTGCGCATGGCGATGGCCTCCAGGCCGGTCGGCAGCCGTGCGTGGGGCACGGCGGTGGGGGGTGCGGACCGTGATGGCAACGGAAGTTGAGCACTCCCGGAGCTGTCATGCTCGCGGAAAGTGTGACCGTACAATTTCACAGTTCACATGGCAGTGAAAGAGGGCTGCAAGCAACCCAAAGAACTGATGAGTCGTCAGAAAAGGATCCTGTCGGGGACCTTGAGATTCCCGGACGGAACTAAGTGATCGCTGGGCAAGCTCATGCCGGTTTCGAGGGACGACCGTCGACCCTGAGGTGAGCCGGTGCCCCTCCATCCCCACTCCGGTGCGCGGATTCCGCCCCGGACCGCGCGGGTGGCGCGGGCGAGCAATCCCGGTGGCACGACGGCGACATGAGTACGGGACCGGCTGGACGGGCCGTACGGGCCCGCTCCCTGGTCACACTCGAAGAACCCGTGCGGCCCCGCCATGTCACGGCCGGTTGCGTGCCCATGGTCGGCGGGCAGGACGGAAGTCCTCCTCCATCAGCAGGAACGCCGACACGGCCTCCGTGAACTCCTCCGGCGCCGCATGGCGGATCAGATGTCCAACCGGGATGGTGACCACCCGTCCGCCGGGGACGCGGCGGGCCGGCTCGACGATGCCGCCCCGGGGCACATGGCTGCGTGGGCCGCCGGCCACCACGAGGGTCTCGGCGGTGATCCCGCTGAGTCGCTCCAGCCACCTGGGGTCAGGCACGTCGATCTGCCTCCTGACAGCCGGCACCATCTCCCAGTCGAAGGCCAGGTCGCCGTCCGGCCTGGTCGGGGTGGTCCGCTCCCGGGGACGCGGGAGCGGAACGTCCTCCGGGACGAGCCGGCTACGGGCCCGTCGATCGGCCGTCAGAGGGAGCCGGAAACCCTGTCGGACGTCCCGGAGTGCCCGCCCTCACGGCCGTGGATACGTTGACCGCGCGGCCGGGTCGTCCGGCAGGCGGGTCCGGGGATGCCCCGGACCCACGGTGTGAGTACCGCACGGGAACGGATTCGGAATGGCAATCCCCCACATCAGGACGGCCGCCCGCCTGGGCCTCTGCGTCGTCACCGCAATCGCCTGCCAGCTGGTGCCGGCGTCGGCGTCGGCGTCGGCGTCGGCCGGCCCGTCACGCGACCTGGTGGTCTCCAAGGCCAAGGGCTTTCCGTCGATCCAGGCGGCGGTCGACGCCGCCCGGCCCGGTGACCGGATCACTGTCCCGCCGGGCGTCTTCCGTGAGCAGGTGGTGATCGGCAAGGACCTGACGATCACCGGCTCGGGCGCCCGGAGGACGACGATTCTGGCCCCGCAGACGCTGGCCCCCGGTGACGACGGCGGCACCTCGATCATCGAGATCCACAACGGCGCCTCCGTCAAGCTGTCCCGGCTCAACGTCAGCGGACCGGGTTCCGGCACATGCACTGCCGGTGCGCTCGGCTCCGGCATTCGGGTGCTCGGGGGCGCCCACCTCGACCTCGGCCGCGCCGCCGTCACCCACATCACCGACACCCCCGCCGCGCCCTGCTTCCGCAGCGCGAACGCCGTCCTCGTCGGGGACCTGCCGACCGGTACGGGCTCGGCGACCATCCACGACACCGAGATCTCGGGCTACCAGGGCGCGGGCGTGGTCGTCCTCAACTCGGGGTCGAGGGCCACCGTTGACCACAGCACCGTCACCGGACACCGGCGGCTGTCGACCGACGGCATCGAGTTCGTGGCCGGCGCGGTCGGACGCATCACCCGCAACATCGTCAGGGGCAATGAGTGCCGGGAGCCCGATCCGGACTGCGGCCCCGACTTCTTCAACGAGTTCCAGCACTCGGGCATCGTCGCCGACACGCCAGGCACCGTGGTGCAGCACAACAGCCTCATCGGCAACCAGGTCGGCATTTACGCTGCCGGCGGGTCGATCGACATCGGCCGCAACGACATCGTGCGGAGTTCGTTCGTCGGCATGGCACTTCAGGACGGCCAGTTCACAGTCCGCAAGGACCGGATCGAGGGCGGCGTCCACGGGGTCGCGGTCGTCGCGTCGTCGGTCGACACGAACGCGGTGCTCGACGGCGTACGGATCAAGCGGACGTCGGGCGCGCCCGTGCAGACCTTCCAGTGCTGCGGCTTCACCGCCACGGCGACCGTGAGGCCGTAGCCGGGCGGACACGGCGGCGGGTCGGCCACCCGGGAAAACCGGTGCGGCCGACCCGAGGAAGCCGGACGGGGCGAGGCGTCACCGCCGCCATGCGGACGCGTGCGCCGCCGCGAAGTCGGCGAAGGAGCACGGTGGTTGGCCCATGACCTCCTCCACCGCAGGGCTGAGGCGGTCCTCCGTGCCCTTGGCGATGGACCGGTCCATGCCCGCCGGCAGTTCGGCGAATCCCTCGGGCACACCCGTGGCCGCGAGTAGGTCTCGCATCGCTTCGTACGAAACGCCGCGGTGGTGGATCGGCCGGCCGGCGACGGCGGAGACGAGAGCGGCGACGTCGGCGTAACTCAGCGCCTCGAGGCCGGTGATGAGGTGGGCGGTGTTGTGCGGGTGCTCGTCCGCCGGTGCCCGTACGCCGACCTGCGCGATGTCGTGGACGTCGACGAAGCCCATCCGGCCGTCGGTGGTGGCCGTCACGATCTCGTCGTGGTCGCGGATGCTCCGGGCGTGGAGGTGGTCGCCGTGCCGGAGGGGACGAGGTGGTCGTAGACAGCGTCTACTCACGTTTGGTAGACAGTGTCTATGAACGAACTGGACACGGGCCTGCGTGCCCGTTTGATCGAGGTCGGCGTCGACCTGGTGACCAGGGAGGGGATTCAGTCCCTGTCTCTGCGCGAGATCGCCCGCCAGGCCGGGGTCTCGCACGGAGCGCCGCGGCGCTACTTCCCGACCCACCTGGCCCTGCTGTCCGCCATCGCACGTCAGGGCTTCGCCGAACTGACCGTCACGGTCACCGAGGCTGTCGGTGACAGCCGGGCGAGTCCCCGGGCTCAGCTCATGACGCTGGGGCGCATCTACCTCGACTTCGCCCTGACCAACCGCGGCATGTTCGAGCTGATGTTCCGCCACGACCTGTTGGAGAGCAACCAACTCGGCCTGCGGGAGACGAGCCTGCCGCTCTTCGAAGTACTCGTGGACCTTGTCGCCCGGGCGCGGCCACGGTCTGCCCCGGCGCCACCGGTTGTCGCGGGCGCGCTGTGGGCGAACCTGCACGGCATCGCGCAGTTGTGGGTATGGGGCAGTCTTCAACTCGCGGCAGGAGTCGATGACATCGAACCGCTGCTGCGCGCAGTGCTGGACGCGCATCTTGGCCCGGAAACCCGGTGAGCTCAAGACGCCATCGGCACCTCACGCTCGCCTGCAGTGTCACCGGGGCCTCGATCGTTGCGCTGGACGGAACCGTACTGACCGTCGTGCAGCCCACCATGCAGCGGGATCTGCACGCCTCGTTCGGGCAGGTCCAGTGGACCAGCACCGGATATCTCATCGCCGTGGCGAGCCTGCTCGTCTTCGCCGGCCGGCTCGGTGACCGGTACGGCCACCGGCAGATCTTCGCCGTCGGGATTCTGGGTTTCGCCGCGACTTCGGCGGGGATCGGCCTGGCGCCAGGTGTCGGCTGGGTGATCGGCCTGCGCGTCGCCCAAGGGATCTGCGGTGCGCTGCTGCAGCCGGCCACCCTCGGGATGTTGCGCGCCGCCTACCCGCCCGACCAGCTCGGCATGCCCATCGCGCTGCGCACCAGCGCCATCGGCGTGGCGGCCGCGGCCGGCCCGGTCGTCGGCGGGGCACTGGCCGCTCAGCTGGGCTGGCGATCCGTCTTCTTCCTCAACGTCGCACCGGCGCTCGCGATCGGCGTGCTGGCTCTTGTCGCTCGGGTCCCCGCGCCCAGGAGGGTCTCCGATTTCCGGCTCGATCTGCCCGGCGCCTGCCTTCTCGCGGTCGCTCTGGTGTGTCTGGTGCACACACTCGTCGAGATACCGGAGACCGGCTGGACGGCGGCAACCGCGGTCGGGCTTGTCGCCGCGACGGCTGCCGGCGTCGCGTTCGTCCGGCACGGGCGACGTACCGCGAGCCCACTGGTGCCACCAAGTGTGCTTCGATCGGCGGCTGTTGCCTCGGCGCTCGGCATCCTGGTGGCGGCATCGGCAGCGCTGTTCGGGGCCCTGTTCGTCGGCACCTATTTCTTGCAGGATGTCCTCGGGCTGGACCCGCTGCAGAGCGGCCTGAGGGGGCTGCCCCTGGCCGGGATGATGGTGCTGAGCGCACCGGTCTCCGCTCTGCTGCTGCGTCGGCACGGATCCCGCCGGACGGTCGTGGCGGGGATGGGTCTGGTCGCCCTCGGCGTCTTTCTCTTCTCCCTTCTCGACCGGGCATCGACGGCCATGGCGATCGGCGGCTGTTTTGTCGCGATGGGCGCCGGTTTCGGTACGGTGATGGTCAGCGCGACGGCCGTCATCGTGCGCCATGCGTCTGTGGACGACGCCGGGGTGGCCGGCGGACTCCAGCAGACCGCCATGAACGTCGGCCCGACGCTGGGTGTCGCCACAGCGACCATGTTGATGGCCCTCACCGCACCCGGCTCCGCCGCCGATCAGCCGTACGGCGACGGACCACGCTGGACCGGTGGAGCGTTCATCTCCGCGATGGGCTCCACGCTGACAGTCCTCGCGGCCGTCGCCGTGTTCGGTGCGTTGCTGGCCATCAAGCTGCCCGGTCGCGTCAAGGTGGCAGCCGAGGGCGGGTGAGTTCCCCGGCGGGCGGGCGCGCGGGCAACCCGAACCGGTAAGCCGGGCGGCCCAAATCCAGTGCGCCGAGCGCCTGGGACTCCCGTACCCGAGTCCGGAGCGGCTCACCCGTTACCCGAGTCCGAAGCGGCACACCCGTCGTACACACACTTTCATCACAATTGGACGACGTTCCATCACATTTCCCCTTCCTGACCTTCGTAGGAGTGCCAAGCTCGGGCCCCTCAGTTCGGAACCAACTGCCTTGGGGGGCACATGTCTGGGAGAGGAAGTACCCGCGCGAACAGCGCGATCGCGGCCTGCGCCGTGGTGATGGCGGTCGGGCTCGTGGGGTGTGGGGGCACCACCGACGACGCGAAGTCCGAGGCGGCGCCGACGAGCGCGGCGCCCAAGATGGCCACGGCCGCGACGCCTTCGCCCGCGTCGGCTCTCGCACTCGTCGATGACGAGGAGAGCGCCGACTCCGGGAAGCCGGTCGTGGTGAAGGTGCTGGACAACGACACGCTCACACGTAAGGGCGGTACGCCCGGCAACCTGGAAGTCGCCCTGAGCGCTGGTGAGTTCACGATCGACTTGGCCACCCTGCCGGGTCATGGCACCGCGAAGGTCGACGGGTCGACCATCGTCTATACGTCCGCCAAGGGATACGGCGGCGCGGACGAGTTCACGTACCAGGTGGATGTGAAGGGCTCGCCGGCGCTGACCGGGACCGCCGTCGTACGGATCACCGTGGCCGCGCCGGCGCCCACGCCCACGCCGACACCCACGCCCGTGAAGGCGAAGAAGCCCGCGCCGCCCAAGGTCTATTACGCGAACTGCGACGCCGTACGAGCGGCGGGCGCCGATCCCGTCCGCGAAGGGGAACCCGGCTACGCGCCGCACCTCGACCGGGACGGCGACGGCGTCGGCTGCGAGTCGTCCGGCGGAGGAAGCGGCGGCACGACCGGAGGCAGTGGAGGCAGTGGAGGTAGTGGGGGCGGCAGCGGAGGCGGGTCCGAGGGCACGTACTACGCCAACTGCGCCGCCGCACGGGCCGCCGGTGCCGCTCCCGTTCATGCCGGGGATCCCGGCTATGGGCGGCACCTCGACCGCGACGGAGACGGCGTCGGCTGCGAGTGATCCGCGTACCGCATTCCCGGTAGTCACCCGCCGAGGGGATTGACGCGCGACTACCGGGAATGGGCATCGCCGCGACGGCCGGGGATGGGCCACGGCCGTCGCAGGTTGATGGGAGAGATAAGGAGAATGCGAAACCGATGAGCAATAGGCTCACGGTTTATGAAGGGAAGATTAAATTCCGCAGCCCTTCAGGCCGACGTCAGACAGCCTTCCTGATGAGCTTTCCGTCCGCCGCGATCACGAACCACTCCCCGTCCAGGCCCTGGCCGTTCACGTCCCCGGGCGTCGCGTCGCCCACGTAGTAGTACAGCGGCCAGTCTCCGTACGTCGCCTGTTCCGCACCCTCGCCGAGCTTCGCCTCCTTCAGCAGGGCGGCGTCGGCGCCGGCGCCCGCCTTCACGTCCTTCGCGGAGGTGAGGGCCGGCCAGACGGCGATGCAGTCGGCATCACAATTGCCCGCGCCGGGCTTGTCCTTGGTGAATCCGTACAGCGTACGGCCCGAATCGTCGACGAGGATCTTGCCGAGCGCCGAGTCCACGGTCTTGACGGAGACGGCGGCCGCGGGCTTCCGCGCGGGCTTGGCCGCGTCATCCTCGGAGCCGTCCGTGGAGCCGCCGCAGGCCGACAGGGTCAGCAGCGCGGCCGTTACGAGCGGTGCCGCGAGCAGAGAAGTTTTACGGGTGCTGCGCATGGTGGTTCCCCCGGTTTGGTGAGTGGGTGCGAGAGTGATGGTTACGCAGAGTTGTACGACGGCAACTGACCCACGGTTCAATCGAATTCAAGAAATTTTCTTTTGAACGAGCCGACTGCAGGCCGCGTACTCCATCGCGACCGACCCAAGACGGAGTCGGTCCCAACGGGAGGATCAAAACAATGCAGAAGCGTTATGCGGCTGTTACCGCCGCCGCAATTGTGCTTGGTGTTGCAGGTGTTACTCCGGCACTCGCACACAGCGGTCATGACGGCCACGGGGAGCACGCATCAGCCGGCGGCCAGGCTTCGGCCGGCGAGGCCAGTACCTTCACCAAGCCCTCCAGCGGGCACGCGCTCGCCTTCGCCGCCCACCTCTCCGGCGCCAACGAGGTGCCGGTCAAGGGCGGGCCCGCCGTGAACGACCCCGACGGCAAGGCCGTTGCCCTCGTCAAGGTCAAGGGCGACCGGGTGACCTTCGCACTGCAGTGGAAGGGGTTCGTGCCGAGCCTCGGGCACATTCACCAGGGTGCCGCCGGGAAGAACGGCGATGTGAAGGTCCCGCTCTTCGGCACCGCGATGCCGGACTCCGTCCACTCGGCGGCCGGGCAGGTGGCCATCACCGACGCCAAGCTGGCCGACAGCATCCGGAGCAACCCTTCCGGGTTCTATGTGAACCTGCACAGCGCGGAGTTCCCGGGCGGCGCGGTGCGGGGCCAGTTGAAGCCGCTGCACAAGAACGTCAACCCGCTCGACATCATCAAGGGCGGCAAGCTGCGGGCGCTGTCCGACGGCGACCAGGAAGTCCCGAAGAACGACGCGTCCAAGGTCGGCGACCCGGACGGGCACGCGGTGACGTTCCTGCAGCCGAAGGGGACGAACGTCGACTACTCGCTCGCCTGGGTCAACATCAAGAGCCCCACCAACGGCCATATCCACAAGGGCGCGTTCGGGAAGAACGGCGACGTCGTCTTCAACTTCTTCAACCGGCCCGTGCCGGACGGGATCTTCGCGGTCTCCGGGAAGCTGGAGGGACAGAACGCCGACGTGGTGAAGCGTGTCCGCGCCAACCCGCGCAACTACTACGCCAACATCCACACCGCCGAGTTCCCGGACGGTGCGGTGCGCGGACAGCTCTTCCACTGAGCCCGGTCGGTCCCCGCGGAAGGGTGGCCGCCGATTCCTGGGCGGTCACCCGGCCCGGCTCGCACCCTGACCCGTCGGCCCGTCGGCCCGTCGGCCCGCAGCCGTACTGAACACTTCCGTCCTGCCGAACGTACTCAACAGCACCTCCCCAGGTGGCTGGGCGCGTGACCGTACGGGTACGGCAGGGAACCGGTCACGCGCCCAGCGCGTGTGCCACCGTGTAGATGACCAGGCCGGCCAGAGCGCCGACCACCGTGCCGTTGATCCGGATGAACTGCAGGTCGCGGCCGATGTGCGCCTCGATCTTGCGCGAGGTGTGCTCCGCGTCCCAGCTCGCGACCGTGTCCGAGATCAGCGAGGTGATCTCGGCGCGGTACGTGGTCACCACGTACACCGCCGCGTCCTCCAGCCAGCCCTCCAGCTTCGACTGCAGCCGGCCGTCCGTCGCCAGCCGCGCGCCCAGCGTCAGCAGCGAGGCGCGGGCGCGCAGCCGCAGCTCGCTGTGGTCGTCCTCCGCCGCCGAGATGATCATGCCCCGTATGGAGGACCAGGCCGAGGCGATCACGTCCTGCACCTCGGAACGGGACAGCAGCTCCGACTTCATACGCTCCACCCGGGCGCGGGTTTCCGTGTCCGACTGGAGGTCGGCCGCGAAGTCGGTCAGGAAGCGGTCGATCGCGCCGCGCGCCGGGTGGCCCGGCATGTCACGCATCTCGGTGACGAAGCGCAGCAGTTCCTTGTAGACGCGTTCGCCGACCTTCTTGTCCACGAAGCGCGGGGTCCAGCCCGGCGCCCCGCCCTCGACCGCGTCCATCACCGAGTCCGAGTGCAGGACCAGCCAGTCGTGGGCACGGCCGCAGATCAGGTCGACGGCGCGGTGGTGCGCGCCGTCGGCGACGACCTTCTCCAGGGTCTTGCCGACGCCGGGGGCGATCTCGGCACTGTCGGCGCGGCGGGTGATCGCCTCGCCGACGACCGCCTGGACGTCTGAGTCGCGCAGCACGGTGAGCGCGCCGCGCAGCGCGGTGGACAGTTCGGCGGTGACCCGGTCGGCGTGACCGGGCTCGGCGAGCCAGGCGCCGAGGCGGCCGCCGATGCCGAGGGCGTGCAGCCGGGTCCGTACGACGTCGCCGGAGAGGAAGTTCTCACCGACGAAAGAGCCGAGCGAGGCGCCGAGCTGGTCCTTCTTGTTCGGGATGATCGCGGTGTGCGGGATGGGCAGGCCGAGGGGATGCCGGAAGAGCGCGGTGACGGCGAACCAGTCGGCCAGGGCGCCGACCATGCCGGCTTCGGCGGCGGCGGCGATATAGCCGGCCCAGGGGCCGGCGCCGGAGTTCTTCGCCCAGGTGGCGAGCGCGAAGATCACCGCGACGAGGAGGAGCAGTCCGGTCGCGGTCAGCTTCATGCGTCGTACGCCGCGCTGCTTTTCGGCGTCGGCCTCGGTGTACGCGAAGGAGGGAAGGGGGGTACGGGGGCGGGGCCCCGGCCCCGCTGCGCCCGGCTCAGCCCGGCCCGGCTGGCCTGCCTGGCTCGGCTGGTCGGCCCCGCTCAGCTCGGGGGTCCGGCCCGGCCCCCCTGTCCGGCTCCGCTGATCCGTCGACCGCGGCTGCGCCGACTCGCCGTCTGCCACACCCGGCTGGTCCGCCCGGCCCGGCTGGTCTGACCGGCCCGGCTGGTCTGACCGGCCCGGCCCGCCTGTCCGGCCCGGCTCGGCCGGCCCGCTCGGCTGGTCCGGCTGATCCGGTTCTGTACGTTCCATCCGGTCCTCCCGTCCGCGCGCGCCTCGTACGCATTGTCCCTACCTCAGGTACTCCTGGGGCGCACATCGAGTTCCCGCGCCATGTCGGATGATGTGCTCATGAACAAACGCCGTGGGTACGCGACCCTCGCCGCCCTCACCACCGCGGTTGCCCTCGTCTGCGGCGCGATATACCTCGGCGTCGGGGCCGCCCAGGGCGGGACCGCCGCCCGTACACCCGTCGCCGCGCCCGCGGTCTGGGTCGGGACCTGGGCCGCCGCACCCGCCAAGGCATCCCCCGCCGTCGGAGGCCACGTCGGCCGGTCCGTACGCAATGTGGTGCACACCAGTATCGGCGGGACCGCCGCCCGGATCACCCTCTCCAACCTCCTCGGCGAGCAGCCGCTCAAGATCGCCCAGGTCTCGCTGGCCGTGCGCGCGGGCCACGGTCCCGCGGCCGTGGCCGGGACTCTGCGACGGGTGACGTTCCAGGGCGCGGGTGCCGTCACCCTCGCGGTCGGCGGGCAGCGCGTCAGTGACCCCGTCGTGCTCGGGATCCCGTACGACGGCGATCTCCTCGTCACCGTCGCCACCACCTCCCCCGGCGGGCCGGTCACCGTCCACCCGCAGGCGCGCCAGACCTCGTACATCGCGGACGGCGACCGTACGCAGGACGCCGGCGGAGACGCGTACACCCGGCGGACCGGCGCCTGGCAGCACCTCAGCGGCGTCGACGTGCTGACCCGGGACACAAACGGCGCGGTCGTCGCCATCGGCGACTCGATCACCGACGGGGTCACCTCCACCTCCGACGCCAACCGCCGCTGGCCGGACGTACTCGCCGACCGGCTCAACCGCCACGGCAGGTACCACTACGGCGTGCTCAACCAGGGCATCAGCGGGAACCGCCTGCTGACCGACGGTCGCGGCCCCAGCACGCTGGCCCGCTTCGACCGCGATGTGCTCGCGCGGTCCGGCGTCAGGACGGTGATCGTCGCGATCGGCATCAACGACCTGCTGCGGGGGCCGGATCCGAGCGCCGACCGGCTCACGGCCGGCTACGCCGAACTCACCCGGCGGGCCCACGCGCGCGGCCTCCGCGTCGTCGGCGCGACCCTGATGCCCTGCGCCGGACACCGCCACTGCACCCGGGCCCTC
This window contains:
- a CDS encoding alpha/beta fold hydrolase: MPDPRWLERLSGITAETLVVAGGPRSHVPRGGIVEPARRVPGGRVVTIPVGHLIRHAAPEEFTEAVSAFLLMEEDFRPARRPWARNRP
- a CDS encoding CHRD domain-containing protein, which encodes MQKRYAAVTAAAIVLGVAGVTPALAHSGHDGHGEHASAGGQASAGEASTFTKPSSGHALAFAAHLSGANEVPVKGGPAVNDPDGKAVALVKVKGDRVTFALQWKGFVPSLGHIHQGAAGKNGDVKVPLFGTAMPDSVHSAAGQVAITDAKLADSIRSNPSGFYVNLHSAEFPGGAVRGQLKPLHKNVNPLDIIKGGKLRALSDGDQEVPKNDASKVGDPDGHAVTFLQPKGTNVDYSLAWVNIKSPTNGHIHKGAFGKNGDVVFNFFNRPVPDGIFAVSGKLEGQNADVVKRVRANPRNYYANIHTAEFPDGAVRGQLFH
- a CDS encoding excalibur calcium-binding domain-containing protein — its product is MSGRGSTRANSAIAACAVVMAVGLVGCGGTTDDAKSEAAPTSAAPKMATAATPSPASALALVDDEESADSGKPVVVKVLDNDTLTRKGGTPGNLEVALSAGEFTIDLATLPGHGTAKVDGSTIVYTSAKGYGGADEFTYQVDVKGSPALTGTAVVRITVAAPAPTPTPTPTPVKAKKPAPPKVYYANCDAVRAAGADPVREGEPGYAPHLDRDGDGVGCESSGGGSGGTTGGSGGSGGSGGGSGGGSEGTYYANCAAARAAGAAPVHAGDPGYGRHLDRDGDGVGCE
- a CDS encoding MFS transporter → MSSRRHRHLTLACSVTGASIVALDGTVLTVVQPTMQRDLHASFGQVQWTSTGYLIAVASLLVFAGRLGDRYGHRQIFAVGILGFAATSAGIGLAPGVGWVIGLRVAQGICGALLQPATLGMLRAAYPPDQLGMPIALRTSAIGVAAAAGPVVGGALAAQLGWRSVFFLNVAPALAIGVLALVARVPAPRRVSDFRLDLPGACLLAVALVCLVHTLVEIPETGWTAATAVGLVAATAAGVAFVRHGRRTASPLVPPSVLRSAAVASALGILVAASAALFGALFVGTYFLQDVLGLDPLQSGLRGLPLAGMMVLSAPVSALLLRRHGSRRTVVAGMGLVALGVFLFSLLDRASTAMAIGGCFVAMGAGFGTVMVSATAVIVRHASVDDAGVAGGLQQTAMNVGPTLGVATATMLMALTAPGSAADQPYGDGPRWTGGAFISAMGSTLTVLAAVAVFGALLAIKLPGRVKVAAEGG
- a CDS encoding COG4315 family predicted lipoprotein, which gives rise to MRSTRKTSLLAAPLVTAALLTLSACGGSTDGSEDDAAKPARKPAAAVSVKTVDSALGKILVDDSGRTLYGFTKDKPGAGNCDADCIAVWPALTSAKDVKAGAGADAALLKEAKLGEGAEQATYGDWPLYYYVGDATPGDVNGQGLDGEWFVIAADGKLIRKAV
- a CDS encoding right-handed parallel beta-helix repeat-containing protein; protein product: MAIPHIRTAARLGLCVVTAIACQLVPASASASASAGPSRDLVVSKAKGFPSIQAAVDAARPGDRITVPPGVFREQVVIGKDLTITGSGARRTTILAPQTLAPGDDGGTSIIEIHNGASVKLSRLNVSGPGSGTCTAGALGSGIRVLGGAHLDLGRAAVTHITDTPAAPCFRSANAVLVGDLPTGTGSATIHDTEISGYQGAGVVVLNSGSRATVDHSTVTGHRRLSTDGIEFVAGAVGRITRNIVRGNECREPDPDCGPDFFNEFQHSGIVADTPGTVVQHNSLIGNQVGIYAAGGSIDIGRNDIVRSSFVGMALQDGQFTVRKDRIEGGVHGVAVVASSVDTNAVLDGVRIKRTSGAPVQTFQCCGFTATATVRP
- a CDS encoding collagenase; this translates as MRRPPTLRKLAQLLTPTVAAAGLGLTMLAPHGAAAPAGAGAPKPAPRSAPAPQPASATVLAADLAPGHAVTPARSATKTSNPAQRPPLPAAQNAAERKRARAAAKAAADCNVSDFTSKTGAALVEQIKQSEITCINTLFSVTGEDSKALFREEQMVTVANALKDVATNYPGDNSTFATQVVLYLRAGYYIQYNQPENVGEYGPTLKRAIQGALDAFFGSSHAFDVTEANGETLAETVTLIDSSEENARHLDVVKRLQKDYNSSYDPFYGMLAAVNNTYTVLFRGHQLPEFVEAVKADPSVLTGLRDFAVAHDDLLGTDKSYLASNAGRELGRFLRHADLKDTVKPLVKELLGRSEITGRTAPLWVGLAEMTDEHDKENCAEYDTCDLQNRVRAAVLTVKHACGPSVKILAQELTASELSATCDSVLKQDPVFHNIVKDNGPVKDDNNTSIEIVAFNSSTDYKTYAGVVFGVDTNNGGIYLEGDPAAEGNQPRFIAYEQRAQDGAFQIWNLNHEYTHYLDGRYDMYGDFAAGQTTPTVMWIEGFAEYVSYSYRGVTYDRAIEEAGKNTYKLSQLFGTTYDNADTTRIYQWGYLGVRYMLQSHPGDVATLLGHYRAGEYDAAHSLLRDTIGTKYDADFADWLSKCAGGDCGQLPVRSGR
- a CDS encoding TetR/AcrR family transcriptional regulator, whose amino-acid sequence is MNELDTGLRARLIEVGVDLVTREGIQSLSLREIARQAGVSHGAPRRYFPTHLALLSAIARQGFAELTVTVTEAVGDSRASPRAQLMTLGRIYLDFALTNRGMFELMFRHDLLESNQLGLRETSLPLFEVLVDLVARARPRSAPAPPVVAGALWANLHGIAQLWVWGSLQLAAGVDDIEPLLRAVLDAHLGPETR